The Candidatus Cetobacterium colombiensis genome includes a window with the following:
- a CDS encoding transposase — translation MKSEKPEVKLTDESVGIDLGVRDLATCSTGKIYKNINKTKRVKKFKKKLKRLQK, via the coding sequence ATAAAAAGCGAGAAACCAGAAGTAAAGTTAACTGATGAAAGTGTCGGTATAGATTTAGGTGTTAGAGATTTAGCAACTTGTTCTACTGGAAAAATCTATAAAAACATTAATAAGACGAAGAGAGTTAAAAAGTTTAAGAAAAAATTAAAAAGATTGCAAAAACA
- a CDS encoding ParA family protein, with amino-acid sequence MRKIVIANNKGGVAKTTSALNLIGYFAKKGYKVLAIDLDPQGNLTDAFGIDLENLEKTAYDALKDKDLSESLLSIAENIDLLPSNLDVEKANLDFVSILGRELLLKKGLSKLEDNYDICIMDTSPNLSTLTLNALTSADSVYIPLKSGYFEMRGASVLLEVIENVKEDINPNLNIGGVFLTQYDSRVNMASEVIEQLENYFGDKLINAKIRNNISLVEAPALMKNIFEYKPNSNGAKDYEALGDEILKREQI; translated from the coding sequence ATGAGAAAAATAGTTATTGCAAATAATAAGGGTGGAGTTGCTAAAACAACCTCAGCATTAAATTTAATTGGATATTTTGCCAAAAAAGGATATAAAGTCTTAGCAATAGATTTAGATCCACAAGGAAATTTAACAGATGCTTTTGGAATTGATTTAGAAAACTTAGAAAAAACAGCTTATGATGCTTTAAAAGATAAAGACTTATCAGAAAGCTTATTATCAATTGCAGAAAATATAGATTTATTACCAAGTAATTTAGATGTTGAAAAGGCAAATCTTGATTTTGTTTCTATTTTAGGAAGAGAATTATTATTAAAAAAGGGATTATCTAAATTAGAAGATAACTATGATATTTGTATAATGGATACTTCTCCAAATTTATCGACTTTAACATTAAACGCTTTAACTTCTGCAGATTCAGTTTATATTCCTTTAAAAAGTGGATATTTTGAGATGAGAGGAGCTTCTGTTTTACTAGAGGTTATTGAAAATGTTAAAGAGGATATAAATCCTAATTTAAATATAGGTGGAGTTTTTTTAACACAATATGATTCTAGAGTTAACATGGCAAGTGAAGTAATAGAACAGTTAGAAAACTATTTTGGAGATAAATTAATAAATGCAAAAATAAGAAATAATATTTCTTTAGTTGAAGCGCCAGCTTTGATGAAAAATATATTTGAATATAAACCAAACTCTAATGGAGCTAAAGATTACGAAGCTTTAGGAGATGAAATTTTAAAAAGAGAACAAATATAG